From Vibrio artabrorum, a single genomic window includes:
- a CDS encoding penicillin-binding protein activator, with protein MATMNHKRLSVPRLLTPIALAITLAACSSGPQAPTRVDITLDPAQSTESYMMQADSSKGSLQNDWLIMALKASVQAGKTDQATLLIKRLAKQALSDVQQAEWQLARARLLVNNSQPEQAYSQLNFQPWWKLPNEQWKDYHELRANILEMLSQYFEASRELVLYSEFITDDDKAQQQAADRIWQNLNNYSQYEILELKTSPEEDVLAGWLQLAVYMKTLNSSLPDLQKTLSDWLAENPHHPAATYTPQAITDILALDIRKPTNTALLLPLTGKYGRQAQLVRDGFIFAMMNDKEREEDATLTVLDTNVQSTAEIEAALEKNNVDFIVGPLIKSNITKLQQAQKDQEHSIPALALNIPEELEPNSNICYLTLSPEQEVAQAAKHLFAQGYKYPLILAPKGHLGERVEQAFKEEWKKYSNNDVTVSFFSDKRQLQRNVNQVFGLQESQQRIAQMDKLLNLDLETEPRSRRDIDSVYIVAKNSELTLIKPFIEVAINPDARQPALFSNSRSNSGDKQYEDLTGVFYSDIPLLIDNKNKLNKELDELWPAYSNGQKRLQALGMDAYYLMDALPQMKAVQGFSIPGETGILTIDNNCVVQREISWAEHGAF; from the coding sequence ATGGCAACGATGAACCATAAGAGACTCAGTGTACCACGCTTACTCACTCCAATTGCATTAGCAATTACATTGGCGGCTTGTTCTTCAGGCCCTCAAGCACCGACGCGTGTTGATATTACACTTGATCCAGCGCAATCCACTGAAAGTTACATGATGCAAGCGGATAGCAGCAAAGGAAGCCTGCAAAATGACTGGCTGATCATGGCACTTAAAGCCTCTGTGCAAGCAGGAAAAACCGATCAAGCCACTCTGCTTATCAAGCGCTTAGCAAAACAGGCACTGAGCGACGTTCAACAAGCCGAGTGGCAACTTGCCCGAGCACGGCTACTTGTGAACAACTCTCAACCGGAGCAAGCTTACAGCCAACTGAACTTTCAGCCTTGGTGGAAACTTCCTAACGAACAGTGGAAAGATTATCACGAACTGCGCGCCAACATTTTAGAGATGCTAAGTCAATATTTTGAAGCAAGTCGTGAGCTCGTGCTTTATTCAGAATTCATCACCGATGACGACAAAGCTCAACAGCAAGCGGCCGACCGTATTTGGCAGAACCTGAACAACTACTCTCAGTATGAGATTTTAGAACTCAAAACATCCCCTGAAGAAGATGTTTTAGCGGGTTGGTTGCAACTGGCTGTCTATATGAAAACACTAAATTCGAGTCTTCCCGATCTCCAGAAAACACTGTCTGACTGGTTAGCAGAGAATCCTCATCACCCAGCGGCGACATACACACCTCAGGCGATCACTGACATTTTAGCGTTAGATATCAGAAAACCAACCAACACCGCCCTATTATTGCCGTTGACCGGAAAATATGGCAGACAAGCACAGCTTGTTCGTGATGGTTTCATCTTTGCGATGATGAATGACAAAGAGCGTGAAGAAGATGCGACGCTGACCGTTTTGGATACTAACGTGCAAAGTACCGCTGAAATTGAAGCGGCACTGGAAAAAAATAACGTGGATTTTATTGTTGGCCCATTGATAAAGAGCAACATCACCAAGCTGCAACAAGCACAGAAAGACCAAGAACATTCAATTCCAGCCTTAGCACTTAACATTCCTGAGGAGTTGGAACCAAACAGTAATATCTGTTATCTCACTCTGTCACCAGAACAAGAAGTTGCTCAAGCCGCGAAACACCTTTTTGCTCAAGGCTATAAATACCCACTTATCCTAGCGCCAAAAGGACACCTAGGAGAACGAGTGGAGCAAGCGTTTAAAGAAGAGTGGAAAAAATACAGCAATAACGATGTCACCGTAAGTTTTTTCTCTGACAAACGCCAACTGCAACGTAATGTCAATCAAGTATTCGGTTTGCAAGAAAGCCAACAACGTATTGCCCAAATGGACAAATTACTGAACTTGGATCTAGAAACGGAGCCACGCAGCCGTCGTGATATCGATTCGGTCTACATTGTGGCGAAAAACTCAGAGCTAACGTTAATCAAACCTTTTATTGAAGTAGCAATTAACCCAGATGCTCGCCAACCAGCACTCTTCTCAAATTCACGCAGTAACAGCGGGGATAAACAGTATGAAGATTTAACTGGTGTCTTCTACAGTGACATCCCACTACTCATCGACAATAAGAACAAACTGAACAAAGAGCTCGACGAGCTATGGCCGGCCTATTCAAACGGCCAAAAACGTTTGCAGGCATTGGGAATGGATGCATACTACCTCATGGATGCATTACCCCAAATGAAAGCCGTACAAGGTTTCAGTATTCCTGGAGAAACGGGCATATTAACCATAGATAACAATTGCGTTGTACAACGCGAAATCAGCTGGGCAGAGCATGGGGCTTTTTAG
- the rsmI gene encoding 16S rRNA (cytidine(1402)-2'-O)-methyltransferase: protein MTDNKTLLTESPTLYIVPTPIGNLGDITQRAIEILSSVDVIAAEDTRHTGKLLAHFNISTRTFALHDHNEQNKAQVLVERLLEGQSIALVSDAGTPLISDPGYHLVSQCRQAGVRVVPLPGACAVITALSASGLPSDRFSFEGFLPPKSKGRKDKFLEIAKAERTCIFYESPHRISDSLLDMLEILGPDREVVLARELTKTFETIQGLPLGELIEWIEEDSNRKRGEMVLLIHGHREEATTELPDEATRTLGILTKELPLKKAAAMTAEIYNLKKNALYKWGLEHLEN, encoded by the coding sequence ATGACAGATAACAAAACCTTGCTCACTGAGAGCCCAACGCTCTATATTGTGCCAACCCCCATTGGAAATTTGGGAGATATCACTCAAAGAGCAATTGAAATCTTATCAAGTGTCGATGTTATTGCAGCCGAAGACACACGCCACACGGGTAAGCTGCTGGCTCACTTCAATATATCAACCAGGACATTTGCTTTACATGATCATAATGAACAAAATAAAGCGCAAGTTCTAGTTGAAAGGTTATTAGAAGGTCAGTCTATCGCATTAGTCTCTGATGCGGGTACTCCTTTAATCAGTGACCCAGGTTACCATCTTGTATCACAATGTCGTCAAGCGGGTGTGAGAGTTGTGCCACTTCCAGGTGCTTGTGCTGTGATTACCGCCTTAAGTGCTTCTGGTTTGCCTTCCGATCGTTTCAGCTTTGAAGGCTTCTTACCGCCAAAGAGCAAAGGTCGTAAAGATAAATTCTTGGAGATAGCAAAGGCCGAGCGCACCTGTATTTTCTATGAATCACCGCACCGAATTTCTGATTCCCTACTGGATATGTTAGAGATTCTAGGCCCTGATCGTGAGGTTGTGCTAGCCCGTGAGCTGACGAAGACATTCGAAACCATTCAAGGGTTGCCTTTGGGGGAGCTTATTGAGTGGATTGAAGAAGATTCGAATCGTAAGCGTGGCGAGATGGTGTTATTGATTCATGGTCACCGAGAAGAAGCGACCACAGAACTGCCAGACGAAGCGACTCGCACGCTCGGCATACTAACCAAAGAGCTACCCCTTAAAAAAGCGGCAGCAATGACAGCAGAAATCTATAATCTGAAAAAGAACGCCCTCTATAAGTGGGGGTTAGAACACTTAGAGAACTAA
- the rsmH gene encoding 16S rRNA (cytosine(1402)-N(4))-methyltransferase RsmH: protein MTEAFKHISVLLNESIDGLAIKSDGTYIDGTFGRGGHSRTILSKLGENGRLFSIDRDPQAIAEAQKIDDPRFTIIHGPFSGMAEYAERYDLVGKVDGVLLDLGVSSPQLDDAERGFSFMKDGPLDMRMDPTAGIPVSQWLDEADLDDITWVIREFGEDKHARRIAKGIIAYQENEENEPLTRTGQLAKLISDVAPKSFKEKKHPATRAFQAFRIYINSELEEIDTALKGAASILAPEGRLSVISFHSLEDRMVKRFIRKESQGPQVPHGLPLTEEQIKALGSADLKPVGKAIKPSKGEVDENTRSRSSVLRIAEKL from the coding sequence ATGACAGAAGCATTCAAACATATTTCAGTATTGCTTAACGAATCTATTGACGGACTTGCGATCAAATCTGACGGTACCTACATTGATGGTACTTTTGGCCGCGGTGGTCATAGCCGTACAATCCTGTCTAAACTGGGCGAGAATGGACGACTTTTTAGTATCGACCGCGATCCACAAGCGATAGCGGAAGCACAGAAAATTGATGATCCGCGTTTTACGATTATTCACGGTCCATTCTCTGGTATGGCTGAATATGCAGAGCGGTATGACTTAGTGGGCAAAGTGGATGGTGTTTTGCTGGATCTAGGCGTCTCTTCACCACAACTGGATGATGCCGAGCGTGGTTTTAGCTTTATGAAAGATGGCCCGCTAGACATGCGTATGGATCCAACTGCAGGAATCCCCGTTTCCCAGTGGTTAGATGAAGCGGATCTGGATGACATTACATGGGTGATCCGTGAGTTCGGTGAAGATAAACACGCTCGTCGCATCGCGAAAGGCATCATTGCTTATCAAGAGAATGAAGAGAACGAACCTCTGACACGTACGGGTCAGTTGGCGAAGCTGATTTCGGATGTTGCTCCGAAAAGCTTTAAAGAGAAAAAGCACCCAGCAACTCGTGCATTCCAAGCGTTCCGTATCTATATAAACAGTGAACTTGAAGAGATTGATACCGCATTGAAAGGTGCAGCAAGCATTCTTGCACCTGAAGGTCGCCTGTCGGTTATCAGCTTCCACTCACTGGAAGACCGCATGGTGAAGCGTTTTATTCGTAAAGAGAGCCAAGGCCCACAGGTACCACATGGCCTGCCATTAACAGAAGAGCAGATCAAGGCACTAGGCAGTGCTGATCTTAAGCCTGTAGGTAAAGCGATCAAACCATCGAAAGGCGAAGTGGATGAGAATACTCGTTCACGTAGCTCAGTATTACGAATCGCAGAAAAGTTATAG
- the ftsL gene encoding cell division protein FtsL, translating to MKTSKPNLAKIIFFDLISEGKVPLVLLLCIFASAMGVVLTTHMSRQAITQKDIASVEREHLDDEWRNLMLEETALAEHSRVQASAKRELGMKRPDADKEVVITLK from the coding sequence ATGAAGACCTCCAAACCCAATCTAGCCAAGATAATATTTTTTGATTTGATCTCTGAGGGTAAAGTTCCACTGGTGCTCCTTCTCTGTATATTCGCGAGTGCAATGGGGGTCGTTCTGACGACACATATGTCACGTCAAGCTATCACGCAAAAAGACATCGCGTCGGTGGAACGAGAACATCTTGACGATGAGTGGCGAAATTTAATGCTTGAAGAGACGGCTTTGGCTGAACATAGTCGGGTTCAAGCATCGGCAAAAAGAGAGCTAGGCATGAAACGCCCAGACGCTGACAAAGAAGTTGTGATTACACTGAAATGA
- a CDS encoding penicillin-binding transpeptidase domain-containing protein, with the protein MTSKKEKAPTKTVKRSAKDHVKSENDSDPILIKWRFNVVIAFVFLAFATLVGRVAYIQIIEPDNLIRQGDLRSVRVKAIPSARGIISDRNGEPLAVSVPVEAVWADPKTIFDKNGMAEIDRWYALADVLGLDRQSMISKLSSNKSRRFIYLQRQVSPAMAKYIRELKLAGIGLKAESRRYYPAGEVSAHLIGVTGIDGHGLEGVERSYDKWLTGEAGKRTIRKDRYGRVVENIALEEREEGKPLELTIDQRLQAIAYRAIKQAVADYKATSGSAVLLDVKTGAVLAMVNAPSYNPNNRADLQSFKMRNRVITDAMEPGSTVKPFVVLAALENGTADENTVIDTGNGIMRIGGSRVRDSSKVGKADLALILKKSSNIGVATLALNMPLESLLGMYSSVGFGEMSGLNLIGETTGIFPNRRRWSKFEIATLAFGYGLSVTPLQLVHAYATLANRGVYEPIHIIKKNTQDFSKQIISRKNADLVIKMLEGVTHPGGTATKAAVPGYRVAAKTGTSRKADAGGYSDQYVAITAGFAPVSEPRVALVVVVNEPQGDLYYGGSVAGPVFSEIMKGALQILNVPADENKFQE; encoded by the coding sequence ATGACCAGTAAAAAGGAAAAAGCACCCACGAAAACGGTGAAGAGATCAGCGAAAGATCATGTGAAGAGTGAAAATGACTCAGATCCAATTCTTATTAAATGGCGTTTCAACGTCGTGATTGCTTTCGTGTTTCTTGCCTTTGCAACACTCGTAGGTCGTGTCGCTTATATTCAAATTATTGAACCGGATAACTTAATTCGTCAAGGTGACCTTCGTTCTGTACGTGTAAAGGCTATTCCCTCTGCTCGCGGTATTATCTCAGACCGTAACGGTGAACCGCTTGCTGTGAGTGTTCCTGTTGAAGCGGTTTGGGCCGACCCTAAAACGATTTTTGATAAAAATGGCATGGCAGAAATTGATCGCTGGTATGCATTAGCTGATGTACTTGGCTTAGACCGGCAGTCGATGATTTCAAAACTCTCCAGTAACAAATCCCGTCGATTTATCTATCTACAAAGGCAAGTTAGCCCAGCGATGGCTAAATATATTCGTGAGCTTAAGCTGGCTGGTATTGGCCTTAAAGCGGAATCTCGTCGTTATTATCCTGCGGGTGAGGTCAGCGCGCATCTTATCGGTGTTACTGGGATCGACGGACACGGTTTGGAAGGGGTTGAGCGCAGCTATGATAAATGGCTCACGGGAGAGGCCGGTAAGCGCACGATCCGTAAAGATCGCTATGGGCGAGTTGTTGAAAATATAGCCCTAGAAGAGCGTGAAGAAGGCAAGCCACTAGAGTTGACAATTGATCAACGATTGCAAGCCATCGCTTACCGAGCTATCAAACAGGCCGTGGCTGATTACAAAGCGACTTCTGGCTCTGCCGTCTTGTTAGATGTAAAAACGGGGGCTGTATTAGCCATGGTTAATGCACCGTCTTACAATCCCAACAATCGTGCCGATCTACAAAGCTTTAAGATGCGAAATAGGGTCATCACTGATGCCATGGAACCGGGCTCGACAGTCAAACCTTTTGTAGTGCTTGCTGCACTCGAAAATGGGACCGCGGATGAAAACACAGTGATTGATACCGGGAATGGGATCATGCGAATTGGCGGTAGCCGCGTGCGAGACTCTTCCAAAGTGGGCAAAGCGGACTTGGCGTTGATTCTCAAGAAGTCGAGTAATATCGGTGTTGCAACACTAGCATTGAATATGCCTTTAGAATCGTTGCTTGGGATGTACAGTTCTGTCGGGTTTGGTGAAATGTCAGGGTTGAATTTGATCGGTGAAACGACGGGTATTTTTCCGAATCGTCGACGTTGGTCCAAGTTCGAGATCGCAACATTGGCGTTTGGTTATGGCTTATCAGTGACGCCGCTGCAGTTAGTTCATGCTTATGCCACGTTAGCGAACAGAGGTGTGTATGAACCGATTCATATCATTAAAAAGAATACCCAAGATTTTTCTAAGCAGATAATCAGTCGTAAGAATGCTGATTTGGTTATCAAAATGTTAGAAGGGGTGACTCACCCGGGCGGAACGGCAACCAAAGCGGCGGTTCCTGGTTATCGAGTGGCAGCCAAAACCGGTACTTCTCGAAAAGCAGATGCGGGAGGCTACAGTGACCAATATGTTGCAATTACGGCCGGTTTTGCTCCTGTGAGTGAGCCTAGAGTTGCACTGGTTGTTGTGGTCAACGAGCCTCAAGGAGACCTTTATTATGGTGGTTCGGTTGCTGGCCCTGTTTTTTCTGAAATCATGAAGGGGGCACTGCAAATACTGAATGTTCCTGCTGATGAAAACAAATTCCAAGAATAA
- the murE gene encoding UDP-N-acetylmuramoyl-L-alanyl-D-glutamate--2,6-diaminopimelate ligase, translating to MSSSFTLSSLLSPWGDFCSPELDAIVVEQLELDSRTIQDGDIFVAIVGHAVDGRRFINKAIAQGAKAVIAQADDDKAHGLVEWLNAVPVVYVSELNSMLSELAGRVYSSQSTKLIGVTGTNGKTTITQLIAQWLDLVGLRSAVMGTTGNGFLDELKTAANTTGSAIEIQRTLSELAANNAVYTAMEISSHGLVQSRVKALDFDVGVFTNLSRDHLDYHGTMQEYALAKKSLFTEHKCKHAVINVDDEVGKAWMADLSDAIAVSLLPLTDYQQSVWASDVAYAETGIQLSFDGCWGQGDLSVPLIGQFNASNVLVAFATLLSLGIDKQTLVDTAPQLQPVIGRMELFQVPSKAKVVVDYAHTPDALEKALTALRVHCSGKLWAIFGCGGDRDTGKRPMMAATAEQFADKIIISDDNPRSEDPALIVKDMLVGLKEPESAFIEHDRYQAVKFALEQASSKDIILLAGKGHEDYQVLKDTTIHYSDRESALQLLGISQ from the coding sequence ATGAGTAGTAGCTTCACGCTGTCATCTTTACTTTCTCCTTGGGGAGACTTTTGCTCCCCTGAGTTGGATGCGATTGTTGTTGAGCAATTGGAGTTGGATAGCCGTACTATCCAGGACGGCGATATTTTTGTTGCGATAGTTGGGCATGCGGTCGATGGTCGTCGTTTTATCAATAAAGCCATCGCTCAAGGTGCGAAAGCCGTGATTGCACAAGCTGACGATGATAAAGCTCATGGTCTAGTTGAGTGGTTAAACGCGGTTCCAGTTGTTTACGTTTCAGAACTTAACTCAATGTTATCTGAACTCGCTGGGCGTGTTTACTCTTCTCAAAGCACAAAGTTGATTGGCGTAACGGGTACGAATGGTAAAACCACCATCACGCAATTGATAGCGCAATGGCTTGATCTCGTTGGTCTGCGTTCTGCGGTAATGGGCACTACGGGTAATGGTTTCTTAGATGAGCTGAAAACGGCCGCTAACACCACCGGCAGCGCCATTGAAATACAGCGTACACTCAGCGAGTTAGCGGCAAACAACGCGGTTTATACAGCGATGGAGATATCTTCTCATGGCTTGGTGCAGAGTCGTGTTAAAGCCTTAGATTTTGATGTTGGTGTGTTTACTAATTTGAGTCGTGATCACCTTGATTATCATGGGACCATGCAAGAGTACGCGCTAGCGAAGAAGAGCCTGTTCACTGAACATAAATGCAAGCATGCCGTTATCAATGTTGATGACGAAGTGGGCAAAGCTTGGATGGCTGATTTATCAGACGCGATTGCAGTTTCATTGCTTCCTCTAACCGATTACCAGCAATCAGTATGGGCTTCTGATGTGGCCTATGCGGAGACCGGCATCCAACTCTCTTTCGATGGGTGTTGGGGACAAGGCGATCTTTCGGTTCCATTGATTGGTCAGTTCAACGCATCAAACGTCTTGGTTGCCTTTGCGACCTTACTTTCATTAGGTATCGATAAGCAAACCTTGGTCGATACAGCGCCTCAGTTGCAACCGGTTATTGGCCGCATGGAATTATTCCAAGTGCCGAGCAAAGCAAAAGTGGTTGTCGATTATGCGCATACGCCCGATGCGCTAGAGAAAGCGTTGACCGCACTACGTGTGCATTGTTCAGGAAAATTGTGGGCAATCTTTGGTTGTGGTGGCGATCGTGACACTGGCAAGCGCCCTATGATGGCAGCAACTGCAGAACAGTTCGCCGATAAAATTATCATTTCCGATGACAATCCTCGTAGCGAAGATCCTGCCTTGATTGTCAAAGACATGCTCGTTGGTTTAAAGGAACCAGAATCGGCGTTCATCGAACACGATCGCTATCAAGCGGTTAAGTTTGCTTTAGAGCAAGCCAGCAGTAAGGACATTATTCTTTTGGCGGGTAAAGGCCATGAGGATTACCAAGTATTGAAAGACACGACGATCCATTACTCCGATCGAGAGTCTGCGCTACAACTTTTAGGTATTTCACAATGA
- a CDS encoding UDP-N-acetylmuramoyl-tripeptide--D-alanyl-D-alanine ligase produces MIDVSLEQVCSVVNGTLIEAGASSRSIINAVSIDTRTVEEGALFVALVGERFDAHDFCHQAVEAKASALLVERKLDLNITQVVVEDTKLALGQLSAWIHKQCDVPTMAITGSCGKTTVKEMVASILQQRGTVLFTAGNFNNDIGVPLTLLRSELNDDYAVIELGANHIGEIAYTTQLVKPQVALVNNVAAAHLEGFGSIDGVRQAKGEIFQGLAAGDVAIVNLESNGGDFWHDVLADKTVLTFSESDNTADYFAKNICVNEQGEACFDMQTPQGAIPVELGIIGQHNVANALAAAALSVQFGATLDEIKTGLANLISVKGRVEVQRLSENIKLIDDSYNASVPAMKAAVKLLSSFKGQRWLILGNMAELGDESLALHRQVGEYAAPFAFEHVLTYGNDTKVISEVCHGTHFATHQAMITHIEQHLCLPENASHTLLVKGANSAGMSKIAAALKENFS; encoded by the coding sequence ATGATTGATGTATCACTCGAGCAGGTTTGCTCTGTAGTTAACGGGACGTTGATTGAGGCGGGTGCGTCGAGCCGCAGCATCATAAATGCCGTTTCTATTGACACGCGTACCGTTGAGGAGGGCGCGTTGTTTGTTGCTCTCGTTGGTGAACGTTTTGATGCACATGACTTTTGTCATCAAGCGGTTGAGGCAAAGGCGAGCGCCTTGTTAGTTGAACGAAAACTTGACCTAAATATTACTCAAGTTGTTGTTGAAGACACTAAACTAGCTTTAGGTCAGCTAAGTGCTTGGATCCACAAACAATGTGATGTGCCAACCATGGCGATAACAGGAAGCTGTGGTAAAACGACCGTCAAAGAGATGGTGGCGAGCATTCTACAACAACGTGGCACGGTGCTATTTACGGCGGGTAACTTTAATAATGATATTGGTGTGCCATTAACCCTGTTACGCAGTGAACTTAATGATGACTACGCCGTGATCGAATTGGGGGCCAATCATATTGGTGAGATCGCCTACACGACACAGCTCGTGAAACCACAGGTTGCCTTAGTCAACAATGTGGCAGCTGCGCACCTAGAAGGATTTGGTTCGATCGATGGTGTTAGGCAAGCAAAAGGTGAAATCTTCCAGGGGCTGGCTGCCGGTGATGTTGCGATTGTGAACCTGGAGAGCAACGGTGGTGATTTTTGGCATGATGTACTCGCGGATAAAACGGTGCTGACATTTTCAGAAAGTGACAATACCGCGGATTACTTTGCTAAGAATATTTGCGTCAATGAACAAGGTGAAGCTTGCTTTGATATGCAGACGCCACAAGGCGCTATCCCCGTTGAACTTGGTATCATTGGCCAGCACAACGTCGCGAATGCGTTAGCGGCGGCAGCGTTGAGCGTTCAATTTGGTGCTACGCTTGACGAGATAAAAACCGGTTTAGCGAATCTTATCTCAGTCAAAGGGCGAGTTGAGGTTCAGCGATTAAGTGAGAATATCAAGCTAATCGATGACAGTTATAACGCCAGCGTGCCTGCGATGAAGGCGGCAGTTAAACTGCTTTCGAGCTTTAAAGGTCAACGTTGGTTGATTTTAGGCAATATGGCTGAATTAGGCGACGAAAGTCTTGCACTTCACCGTCAAGTCGGTGAATATGCTGCCCCATTCGCTTTTGAACATGTACTCACTTACGGTAATGATACCAAGGTGATTAGTGAAGTCTGTCATGGTACTCACTTTGCAACGCATCAAGCGATGATCACGCACATAGAGCAGCACTTATGCTTGCCAGAAAACGCCTCGCATACCTTGTTGGTAAAAGGCGCAAATAGTGCAGGAATGAGTAAAATAGCCGCTGCTTTAAAGGAGAACTTTTCATGA
- the mraY gene encoding phospho-N-acetylmuramoyl-pentapeptide-transferase, with amino-acid sequence MIIWLADLLQPHFSFFRLFEYLSFRAIASILTALCLSLWMGPRLIERLQMLQIGQVVRNDGPESHFSKRGTPTMGGVMILAAIIITVLMWADLSNPYVWAVLAVLGGYGTVGFVDDYRKVVRKNTDGLIARWKYFWQSAIALVVAFALYAHGQDTAATQLVVPFFKDVMPQLGLLYIVLTYFVIVGTSNAVNLTDGLDGLAIMPTVMVAAGFAVIAWATGNVNFSEYLHIPYIPYTSELVVVCTAIVGAGLGFLWFNTYPAQVFMGDVGSLALGGALGVIAVLVRQEFVLVIMGGVFVMETLSVILQVGSYKLRGQRIFRMAPIHHHYELKGWPEPRVIVRFWIISMVLVLIGLATLKVR; translated from the coding sequence ATGATCATTTGGCTCGCAGATTTACTACAGCCACACTTTTCTTTTTTCCGTTTGTTCGAATATTTATCTTTTCGTGCAATCGCGAGTATCTTGACGGCGCTATGCCTGTCGCTGTGGATGGGACCTCGCTTAATTGAGCGTCTGCAAATGCTGCAAATTGGCCAAGTGGTTCGTAATGACGGCCCTGAGTCTCATTTCAGTAAACGTGGTACGCCAACCATGGGGGGGGTCATGATCTTGGCTGCGATCATCATTACTGTGTTGATGTGGGCCGATCTTTCTAACCCATATGTTTGGGCTGTTCTGGCTGTACTTGGTGGTTATGGCACTGTTGGTTTTGTTGATGACTACCGTAAAGTGGTTCGCAAGAATACCGATGGTTTGATTGCACGTTGGAAATACTTTTGGCAATCGGCCATTGCATTAGTGGTCGCATTTGCTCTGTATGCGCATGGTCAAGATACCGCAGCAACGCAACTGGTGGTTCCTTTCTTTAAAGATGTAATGCCACAGTTGGGTTTGTTATACATCGTACTGACGTACTTTGTTATCGTGGGGACCAGTAATGCGGTGAACCTAACCGATGGTCTCGATGGCTTGGCGATTATGCCAACGGTTATGGTTGCGGCTGGTTTTGCGGTGATTGCTTGGGCTACCGGTAATGTTAATTTTTCAGAATACCTACATATTCCATATATACCGTACACCTCTGAATTAGTGGTTGTTTGTACCGCTATTGTGGGGGCAGGGCTTGGTTTTTTATGGTTCAACACCTACCCAGCACAAGTGTTCATGGGCGATGTGGGCTCGCTAGCGCTTGGCGGTGCATTGGGTGTGATTGCGGTGTTAGTCCGTCAAGAGTTTGTACTGGTGATTATGGGGGGGGTGTTTGTTATGGAAACCTTATCCGTTATTCTTCAGGTCGGCTCTTATAAGTTGCGGGGCCAGCGTATTTTTCGTATGGCACCCATTCATCATCACTATGAATTGAAAGGTTGGCCTGAGCCGCGCGTCATCGTGCGTTTTTGGATTATCTCAATGGTATTAGTGCTGATTGGCCTGGCAACATTGAAAGTTCGTTAA